A segment of the Nitrospina gracilis 3/211 genome:
CCTCACTTTCGAGTACGGCAAGCCCCTGTTCCGGGTGCGCACACAACTGCGTGCGCCGCCCTTCGCCGACAGCAATTTAAAATACGCCGTGATCTGGGGACCCGGCATTGGCGGCGCGGACACCGCGGGTCCCAACTACATCTCCTTTTCCGGTCCGACCACCTTCGTCAACAACAACCGCGTCGAAAACCCCGCCGAAGACATGACGCACACCGTCACCCACAAGGGCGACCTGGTGTGGACCTCGTTCCAGAACAAATATTTCGCCGCCGCACTCATTCCCGAAAACGGAGTGAAGTCGGCTTTCGTGCAGAAAATTGACGACAGCACTCAGTACGTCGGATTGAATTTCGAGACGGTACAGGCCGCCTCCACCGCCACCTACCAGGTGTACGTCGGCACCAAGGAACTGGAACTGCTGGAGAGTCTCGGCCACAAGCTGGTGCGTTTGATCGACTACGGCTGGTTCGGCAACAAGTTCGCGTTCCTCGTCAAACCGATCCTGAAATGCCTCAACTATTTCTATGACCTGATCGGAAACTACGGTTGGGCGATCATTCTGCTCACTTTCGTCATCAAGCTGATTTTCTTCCCGCTCACGCACAAGAGCTTCAAGTCCATGAAGGGCATGCAGAAGATCCAGCCCTACGTGAAGGTCCTGCAGGAACGGTACAAGGACGACCGGCAGAAAATGAACGAGGAGATGATCGGTCTCTACCGCAAACACAAGGTGAACCCGCTGGGCGGCTGTCTGCCCATGCTGTTGCAGATTCCGGTGTTCATCGCGCTCTACCACGCATTGTTTTTCTCCATCGAGTTGCGCGGCGCGCCGTTCATCTTGTGGATCGAGGACCTGTCGCAGAGCGATCCGTACTTCGTGACGCCGGTGCTCATGGGCGCGACCATGTACCTGCAACAGAAACTGACGCCGACGGTGGCCGATCCCGTTCAGCAGAAAATCTTTCTGATGATGCCCATTCTCTTCACGTTCCTGTTCATCACGTTCCCGGCGGGACTGGTTGTTTACTGGACCGTGAACAACCTCCTCACCATCTCCCAGCAGTACTACATCTACCACGTCGCCAAAGACTGACCGTTTTTGGAGGGCCGTAATGGACGACACCATCGCCGCCATCGCCACACCGCTGGGAGAGGGAGGCATCCACATCGTCCGCATCAGCGGCAAAAACGCGTGGCCCATCGCCTCCAAACTGTTCCGCGCCGCACCGCCTCAGGCGACCGATTCCATCCCACCGCTCAAGGCGACCTTCGGCCACATCGTCGATCCCGAAACACAACGCGTGCTCGATGAAGTCCTCTTGATCCGCTTCGAAGCGCCGCGCAGTTACACCTGCGAGGACGTGGTGGAGATTCACGGCCACGGCGGCGCGTTCGTCGCCGCGCGCATCCTGCAAAGCGTGCTCGATGCCGGGGCGCGGCTCGCCCAACCCGGTGAATTCACACGCCGCGCATTTCTGAACGGCCGCCTCGACCTCACCCAAGCCGAAGCGGTGGCCGACCTCATCCACGCCGCCTCGGACAAGGCTCTCGCATCCGCCGTCTCGCAACTGCAAGGCAAGCTGTCCGAGACGTTGAACGGGTTGTACGACCGACTGCTGGCAGTGCTGTCTCAACTGGAGGCGGCGATCGATTTTCCGGAAGAAGGTTTGGAGTTCGAACGCAAGCAGGCCATGGCCGGGCAGGTGCGCGCCGTGCAGAAAGAAATCGACCAACTCATCGCCACCTTCCGCGCCGGACGCATCTACCGCGAAGGCTGGAACGTCGCGCTGGTGGGCAAACCCAACGTCGGCAAATCGAGTTTGCTGAACGCCCTGCTGAAAGAGGACCGGGCGATTGTCACGCCGCATCCCGGCACCACCCGCGATGTGCTGGAAGAACGGGTGCGCATCAGGGACCTGCATCTGAACATCGTCGACACGGCGGGTATCCGGCATCAGCCTGAAGAAATCGAGGAGGAGGGCATCCGCCGGACGCGACGCGCTTTGGAGAAAGCCGATCTCGCGCTGGTGGTGCTCGATGCCTCCTCGCCGCTTGACGGCAACGACACCCTGCTTTTGGACGAAGTGAAAGGCAAACCGTGCTTCCTTCTGCTCAACAAAAGCGACCGGCCCGCACAACTCGACATCCAGACGCTGGCGCAAAAATTTCCCGGCGAGGCGCCGCTCAACATTTCCGCCACTACGGGCGCGGGATTGGACACCTTGGTCGACCGCCTTTACACGCGCATGCTGGAGGGGGTGCCTTCCGGCGAGGGTGCGGTCATCACCCGCGAGCGTCACCGCGCCGCGCTGGCCAACGCGACCGAAGCACTCGCCAACGTGGTGAACTCGCTGGACGGCGACCTGTCGGAAGATCTCGTCGCCGTCGACCTCAACACCGCGCTCGAACACCTGGGCGGCCTGCTCGGCAAAACCTTCGTCGAAGACCTCCTCGACCAGATTTTCGACGATTTCTGCATCGGCAAATGAACAACAATATTTTTATTTAAAAATCAATTGGTTACGGAAATTTCGTTAAAAAACCAACATTTTTCGACAAATTTTTGACAAAGCCAAAATTTTGTATAAAATATTGGATTTATGGGGCTTGAACTAAAAAACGATTCCTACCACCTGATCGACAACAGCGACGCTATTTCCACGGTTTACGACCTGATTGAGCGTGCCGCCGACTCCAATTCCACCGTCATCATCACCGGCGAAAGCGGCACCGGCAAGGAATTGATCGCGCGCGCCCTGCACCACAACAGCAACCGCAAGAGCAAACCCTTCGTGCCGGTCAACTGCGGTGCCATTCCCAGCGAACTTCTGGAAACGGAACTGTTCGGCCACGAGAAGGGTGCGTTCACCGGAGCCGTCAATCACCGCATCGGGCGCATGGAACTGGCGCAGGACGGCACGGTGTTCCTCGATGAAATCGGCGACATGCCGCAGTTGCTTCAGGTGAAACTCCTGCGCGTTTTGGCAGAGAGTGAAATCGACCGCGTCGGCGGCAGCAAGCCGATCAAGATCGACGTGCGCGTCATCGCCGCCACCCACCGCAACCTGGAAGAGGCCATCGGGCAGGGCAAGTTCCGCGAGGACCTGTTCTACCGGCTGAACGTCATCCCCATCTCCCTGCCACCGCTACGCGAACGCAAGGAGGACATCCCCTTGCTGGTCAATCATTACCTGAAACGGTTCAACGAGGAAAAATGCAAAAGCGTCACCGGCATCAGCGACGCGGCGATGGAAATCCTCTGCCGCTACCCGTGGCCGGGCAACATCCGCGAGCTCGCCAACTTCATGGAACGCATGGTGGTGCTGAGTACGGCCAGCACGTTGACGCCGCGGGATCTGCCGGAAAAGGTATTGGGAGATGTGCCGCGCGAACAGTGGGAACCGCTGGTGCAGACCGAACCCAACGAAACCCCCGCCGAATTCCTGCGTAATACCATGAACTCGTCCTACTTCGTCGGCATCCCGGACGAGGGCATCAACCTGAAAAAGATGGTGGAGGAGTTCGAGAAGGAACTGATCCTGGAAGCTCTGGAGAAAACCAACTGGGTGAAGAACAAAGCCGCCGCCCTGCTTGGCCTCAACCGCACCACCCTGGTCGAAAAACTCAAAAAGATGAACATCCNNNNNNNNNNNNNNNNNNNNNNNNNNNNNNNNNNNNNNNNNNNNNNNNNNNNNNNNNNNNNNNNNNNNNNNNNNNNNNNNNNNNNNNNNNNNNNNNNNNNAGAGCGAAGACTAACCGGCCCCACAACGTGAGGAGGAAACAGGGTAATCCCCCTCGAGCGAACGATGGCCGATGGGTCCGCTCCAAACGAACCCATTGCCACGAATAGACTCACACCGTAAAACCCAACGGGCAATACAGCCTGCCTTCACACCGGGATTCCCGGCATGCCCCGAACAGAAAATCGAGTGAAGCAGAAAGGATGAAGGTGCGCGGCAGTGCGCACGGTTGCGGGCTCGCCGCGGGAGGGAAAAACCGCGTCAGCCTTCGATGCGGGCGTAGGCCAGTTCCTTGGCGATGCGGATGGCCTCTTCCACGAATTGCTTGTAGGCCCGGTCGGTGTCCTTGTGCTGGGTCTGTTTGACGATCTTCTCGCCGTTGGCGTCGATCACCAGGTCGAGCACGTTGACGCCGGGGGTGACGTGGTGTTTGCGGATTTCAATCTTGATGGTGTTGACTTCCATTGCTGGTCTCCGGAAATGGACTGAGTTTCTTTGGAATCAAGGGATTTAAGTACCATTTCAGGGGGCAGGAATCAAGCGCAAATTCCGGGCAATGCCTGGTGTGGTGCGGCAGGGATGGAAATGGCCTCGCAAATCAACATTCCCCGTATAACACGCACCTGCAGGAAAAGGGGGAGCTTATTGGAACGGGGCCTCGGACCATCCCACGCCTTCAACGCATTACCCCATCCCCCGCACGTCGTGGGGCCGCGTCAGGTGTTGATGTTGAGCAGGCGGCCCACCCGGTTCTCGTTGGACCGGTTCTGGATGCCGAGGGAACGAATGGACGTCTCCACCCGGGTGAGTTCCTCAGTCAGTTGAGAAATCGACCGGGCGAGGTCCGTGCCCGCAATTTCCTCTTCAGCCGCAGCCAGGTTGACAATGATGTCGCGCGTCGTGGCGGCGGTGGTAGCCAGCCGGTTCGAAACCGACCCCACGTTGGCCCGGGTCTGGTTGATGGTCCCCAATGCCGTGTCGATGCTGTCGATCGCCGTGAGCGCGTTGTTCACGGTGGTGATGTCCAACCCCGCGAGGCCCAGCGTCGTGGTGTCTGTGGCTTCGACCACGTTCAGGTTGATCTGGTTTTCCGCTCCACTCCCGGAACCCACCTGAATATTGACCTGGTTGGGCGAACCCGGGGCGAGGTCCCCATTCAGGATATTCTGGCCGTTGAATTCGAGGGACTGCGAGATGCGGTCGATTTCCCCCAGCACCTGTTGAAACTCCGTATTCAGGATGCCGCGCTCGGTGTCTCCCAGCGTGCCGTTGCTGGCCTGCACCGCAAGCTCCCGTCCCCGTGCGGCCAGTTCGTTGATGGTGGCGAGTCCACCTTCGGCCACATTGATGAAGTTGGACCCGGTCTCGATGTTCCGGCTGGTCTGGGAGAGCGCGCGGATCTCCGCATTCAGCCGTTCGGACAGGCCCAGTCCCGCCGGGTCGATACCCGGGTTGACGATGCGGTTTCCCGAGGCCACCTGCGCCAGCGTGGTGCGCAGCCCGGACTGGTTGCGTTGAATCAGGGTCAACAACCGACTGGTGGTATTCGGATCGATGGAGCTGGCCATGCTCATTCTCCTTAGGGGGTCCGTGGTCAGACCCCTCAAAAATTTTTGACTTTATAATCAAAGTTAATAATATTGGGACAGGATGTCAAATCGGTCGCCCGAATGCGGCGCCTTCCGCCCCCCTGGGTCATCCAACACCGCCCTCTCCGGTGGCGGCGGTCTTCTTCCACTTCCAACACTCTCATCAGGTCTCCCTATGAAAATCTTTATCAACGGCAACGAAGACAAAAGCTCCTACACTCAAACCATGCTGGGTGACCTGCTGGAACATATCCAGAAAGAAACGTTAAACGACGACCAGTTTTTATTTAAAGTCCGGGTCAATGACCAAAACGTGGAATTTGGCTCCAACGAGTTCAAGGAAACCTCCCTGGCCGAGGTGCAAAAGCTGGAGATTGAAACCTCGACCATGAACAACATGGTCAACGAAAACATCCAGAACGCCATCGGCTACCTGGAGCGCCTGATTCCCGGTCTGCAACAGGTGGCCCAGATGTTCCGCGAAGGCAAACAACAACAGGCCAACCAGTTGTTCATGGACGTCGTCGACGGAATCGACTGGTTTTCCCAACTCGTGGAGCTGGTGGTGCAGGCACGACAACTGGACGTGAACAACACTCAGTACAGCGGCAAAACCCTGTCCGACCGCAAGGAAAAGTTACTGAAAATGACCCAGGCGGTGCTGGAGGTCCATAAGAAACAGGACTGGATTCGCCTGGCCGACCTGCTGGAATACGAATTCCTGCCCTATTACCAGGACTGGCTTGAGGTCCTGCCCCAACTCAAAAATTGACTTTTTCTGGCTCCCGCCCTCCCCACCCCCTGACTCGGCCCTTTCAACCTTTCTGTTTTCAATAAGTTAAAAAATATTCAATCTTTTTTTATTTTTCCCTAAAGTCTCATGTGCGAACGCCGTTAAGGAAATAGGGTTTGTTTTGCCCGGGGCTTGGTTACCCGATGGCAGACCCAGTCATATTCATTAAAAAACAATAAGTTGCTTGAATTGACGCATCATGGAACGGTACATAAGGATTGACGGGGTGAGCTCTGAGGATTGATTTCCTTATTATTTTTTTGAAGGAATCCGGGTCAGGAAAGTTCAGTTCGCCTGTACTTCTTAACGGATTAAAAAGATAAGACTTGAGCAATTGGGATCACCGGCACCCAAAAAAGCCGGAAAGCAGGTCACCATGGCAGAAATAGACAGCAATTTCCCATTCAATCGCATTGGTCTCCCCCGCCTGGGGGAGGACAACAACGATGAGGGCCCGGTCAGTCGGTTGCGCCGCGCGCAAGAGGAGCGCGAGGAGAGGAGAGAACAAACCCTCCGTACCGGCCAGCCGACCGACCGGGTGAATCTCGGACCCCGCCCTCAGCGGGAGGTCCGCCCGGTTGAGGACGTGGTCCGCCGCCAGGTGGAGACGACCCCGGTTCCGCTCCGGGACCTTGGCGTGAACCNNNNNNNNNNNNNNNNNNNNNNNNNNNNNNNNNNNNNNNNNNNNNNNNNNNNNNNNNNNNNNNNNNNNNNNNNNNNNNNNNNNNNNNNNNNNNNNNNNNNGACCCGGCGCGCCTGCAACAGCAACCGGTATTGGAAGAAGGACCGGAAACAGAACAACCCCTGGATCGGGAAACACCGCCTCCCGCCAACACACCGCCCCGGATTCTGGAGCAGGAGGAACCGGAGACCAACATACAGCAATTGACGGAAAACCGCGGCGCGCTGCGCTCGAATTTCCTGGAAACGGACCCGGCCCTGCGCGCCAACCGGGAATTGCGCAACCTCATCCGCGAAAGGGATGACAACGACGACGCCCCCATTGAACGGGGCAACAACAACCTGTTGTTGAACGAGCAAGAAGCATTCGTGCCTCCGGGGGCGGTGGAGGAACCGGACGCCGCCCCGGTGGCGCAGTCCATCGTCGCGGGACGGGCAGAGCAGGCCCGCATTGAGCAGGTGGAAGAACAGGCTGAGGCACGGCGCATCCGCCGGGAAGAAGAGGAAGAACAACGCACGCGGCCTTTGGATCTGGATCCGGAATCCCGGGTGGCCCAGCGCGGGCTCAACATCAACCGGTTCATTTAAGCAGGACCCTGTCGAGCATCGACCATGGCACTTTTGAGCAATAACATTCTTGGCAATTTCAACCTTTCCCTGACGGGAACGTTGAATCTGCGCTCACTCCTGTCGCCTCTGAATCTGGGCGGGACCCTGGGTGGATTGGGCCAGGTGCTGTCCGGGATCACGGACAGCATTGTGGACCAGGTGGACCTGTCTCCGGAAGCCGCAGAAGGCGTTCTGGGTCTCGGACGCACCATCGGATCGCCCCTTCCCAATCGCGGTGCCATTCTGGCGAGTTCCTTCAGCTTCGTGCAACGGGGATTCCCGGTGATCAGCGATCTGCGCGGGCCCCTGTCGGCATTGCGGGTTGCCCAGAGTGGCCGCTTTTTGACTGAGAATTTTAGGGATACGGGCCTCCCCTTGCTCGATGAGTTCACCAAACGCGACTCGGTGGTGCAGTTGCAGGACGATGCCCTGGGCGACCTGCGCTCGCGGCTGGAGAAACTGCAGCGCTCGGTGGAGACCCTGCGCCAGACCGGAGCGCTCAACCTGCTGACGGGCTTTTCCTCCGATCGCAACATCGTTCAGGTAACCGCAAACGAGACAGCCCCGATATCCCGCTTTCAAGTGAATGTGGTGCAACAGGCCACCCGCGAGTTGCGCGTGTCCGACGCCCAGGCTCTTGGAGCATTGGGCTTGAGCGGCAGTTTTTCCATCAACGGAGTGGAGGTGACCGTCGCCGCCAGCGACACGCTTCTCGACATCGCCAACAAGATCAACCGCGGCGAAGACGTGAACGGCAACGGCGTGCTGGACGGTCCGGAAGATTTCAACGGCAACGGCCTGATCGATATCATAGAAATCCCGGCCACCCCGTTTTTTGAGGGCCTGTTCATCATCGAGGACGCCAACAACAATGGCGTGCTGGACCCGGCGGAAGATGCCAACGGCAACGGCATCCTGGACGGCGGCACGGCCCAAACCGGTGTCACCGCCACCCTGTCAGCGGACAACCGCCTGGAGCTGACCGCGGCGGAAGGAGAACGCATCAATCTGGACGACCCCGACGGTCTCCTTCTCCAACTCGGATTCTTCACGCTCAACAGCCAGAACGTTTCCGTGCTCAAGGACAAACAGCTTGTCACCGTCAACAACCAGGTGACGGACCTGAACCGGCTGGCGCAGAATGCGGTGATCGAAATTGGCGGAAAACAGTTTCAAAGCGCGACCAACACGTTTGGCGACATCCTGAACGGAGTCACGATCAGACTCAGGGGCACCTCCAGCCAGGCTGTTGAGGTGGGGGTGCGGGTCGATGCCAAAAGTGCGGCAGAACAGATTGAAACGCTTGTGGACCGGTTCAACGACGCAATCCAGGCATTCAACAAAATTCTGGGCGGCGACAAGGTGTTTGCCCGCGACCTCGATATTCAAACCCTGCGCAACAACCTGGTCCGGAATTCGCAGGGGATCCTTGAACAGATCAACGAAAGAGATGCACGCACGCAGGAACAGGCCCGGTTCCAGAAAAACACCCGGTCCCTCGGCATCAACAGCGTCAACACCCAAAAGACCGAGTTTCAGGAAATCGGCCTCACCAACGCGGTGCGCAACCTGAAAGACTATTCGACAGATTTATTCCAACACGTTGGCAGCAAACTGTTCCGGGAACTGTCGGCCATAGGCATCCAGACGGAGTCGGACGATACGCTGAAAATCAATCGCCCCCAGCTGGAACGGTCCCTGAACCAGAACCCTGGAAAGGTTTTTAATATCCTGACTCGCGAAGAAGGTGGTATCCTTTCCAGAATCGAACCGATACTCGAACTGGCACTCAGCGACAATCTGGGTATCCTGAATTTCAAACAGGAACAAATCCGTGAACTTTCGCAGGTGCCTTCCAAGGTGGCCGAGCTGTTCCAGGAAAATGCCAGCAATGACCTGTTGCGCAACCTGATCGCGGTGGTATGACGATGACTTCCAAACTGGCAGAACAGATCATGAACGGCCTCGAGTCCCAGAAAACGGGGTACAACAAGCTTCTGGAACTGGCCGGTCAGCAGAAAGAGGCCATCGATGCCGGAGACGATGAAAAGCTGGTGCGGGTGATCCAGCACAAGGAACAGCATCTTCGCTCGATGCAGGAACTGGAGCAGGCCCTGAAGGAAAGCGCCAACACGCTGACCGATCAGGACCGTCAGGATCTTCAGGAACGGGCCCGCCCGTTACAGAATCAAGTGCTCGACGTGATGGAAAAACTGATCGAGCTGGAAAACACGTGTACGGAAACCCTGAAGGCGAAAGCTGTGAACACGCGGGAAGAGTTGACGGAACTGAAAACCCGCAAGAACAACATCAAGCAGTACGGTATGTTTGGCGTCAAGGGAACGGAATTTTCCGGTGATGCCTGAATAAGGAGATCGTGGACTCATGGATTTCAGCGTAAGCAGAGTATCCCGTGCGTTCCAGGTTTACCAGAGCCAGACCCGCATAGCGGATCTGAACAAGCAGAGCAACCTGAGAACCGTGCAGGGGCAGGCCGACCGCGTCAGCCTGTCCACGGAAGCTCTGCGCCTGTTCGAGCAGAACCAGGTGCGGGCGTCAAACCCGTCCGAATCCACGTTCGAATCCAGGCAGGCCACACAGCAAAACACCACCACGGCCGCAAGCCAGGCGGCATCGACGACCTCCGCCCAAGCCGCATCCACGCCCACGGCCCAGACAGCTTCCGCGGCCGGTCCACAGGCGGCGATACCGATCCAACCGGCGCCCACCACGACACGGCCACAAACCGGTTCCACCCGCGGCGTGGAGCCGGCCAAAGAGAAACCGTCCGATGAGGAACTCCTCGATTTCCTGAACATCGCCAATTCTCAGGAAGAGGAAGAAGATTTCAACGTTCCGTTTTCTTTCCGCCGGGGCAGTCGTCTGGGCTGACCGCTCGGCTCGTTACCGGATTTCTCCTTACTGATCACCCCCATCCGTCGTTCCTCCTCACTGGATTTTCCCCACCGCATCGGGCATAATCGGGCTTCGCCGCTTTCGCGCACCGAATTTTTCCGCCCATCATCCAACGAGGTTTCATGATTTGCGTTCCCATCGTCGGTCCCACCATGGACCGCGCGCTTGAAGACATCGACGCCTGCAGGAAGGTCGCCGACTTCATCGAATTTCGTCTCGACCTGATCCCCGGTCACGACCTTCCCCGCCTGATTGAAGCCGCAGGCGACACGCCGTACATCGTCACCAACCGCGCGAAGATGGACGGCGGCCAGTTTCCCGGCACGGAGGAAGAACGCGTCGCCGTCATCAAGCAGGCCATCGAGCTGGGCGCGATGTACATCGACATCGAAACCTCCACGCCGCCGGAACTCCTGCGCTCGGTGCTGGAAAACAAGGGCAAATCCAAAGCCATCCTGTCACACCACGATTTCACGCGCACCGACGACAAGGTCGATGCGCTCTACGAGTTGATGACGCAGATGCCCGCCGACGTGCTCAAGATCATCACCTACGCGCAGGATCTGAGCGACAACCTCCGCCTTCTACAACTGCTCAGCCGCGCGCGCCGCGACGAGGTGAAACTGATCGCGTTCTGCATGGGCGAGAAAGGCGAGGTCAGCCGCATCCTGTCTCCCATGTACGGCGGCTGGCTGACGTTCGGTTCTCTGGACCGCGGCAAGGAAAGCGCGCCGGGGCAGATCCCCGCCACCACGCTGAAGCACATCTACCGCGTCAACGAACTCAACCTGGACAGCAAAATCTTCGGCGTCATCGGCGACCCCGTGAACAAAAGCATGGGTTACCTCATCCACAACCGCGCTTTTTCGGAACTGAACCTGCCGAACGTGTACGTGCCTTTCTGGGTGAAAAGCCTGACGCGCTTCTTCAACACCTACCAGGCGTACTTCACCGGACTCAGCGTCACCATGCCGTTCAAGGAAGACATCATGAAACACATGAACCGCATCGACCCGCTGGCCCAGAAGATCGGTGCGGTCAACACGGTGGTGCGCGAGGGCAACGACTGGGTGGGCTACAACACGGATGTCACCGGCGCGCTGTCGGCGCTCACCGCAGTGACGGAACTGAAAGGCACGCGGGTGCTCATTATCGGTGCGGGCGGCACGGCGAAGGCCATCGGTCACGGCGTCACCGAACAGGGCGCGGCGCTCACGCTCACCTACAACCGCAATAAAGAGAAAGCCGAGGCGCTGGCGCAGGAATTGAACGCGAAACTCATCAGCATCCGCGACATCGATGCGCACGAGACCGACATCGTCATCAACTGCTCGCCCGCCGGCATGACGCCCAATACCAAAGACACGCCCTACCCCGCGCGCCTCTTAAAACCGGGCATGGTGGTGTTCGACTCGGTGTACAACCCGATGGAGACGCGCCTGATCAAGGACGCCAGGGAAAAAGGATGCACGGTGATTCCCGGCATCGAGCTGTTCGTCAACCAGGCCATCGAGCAGTTGAAACTGTGGACCGGCACCACCCCGCCGCGAGATCCCCTGCACGAAGTCGTGGAAACCCGCCTGCGCGAGCTCGCGGCAAAAGGCGTTTGATTCGCCCCCGGATGCGTTATACTTTCTAAAGTGAAGTCGTTTTCCGGAGGCGCCGCCCATGGGCCTGGACATCCCGCATTCCCAGTTTTGCGACGCGGACTTTGAAGAGTTCAAACGACGCCTCCACCGCGAGACGGACCACCTTTCCGCCTGGTTCCGCGACGGCGCGTTCGACAACCAGCCGGGAGCCTGCGGGTTCGAACTGGAAGCGTGGCTGGTGAACTCGCAGTTCCAGCCCGCGCCGATGAACGACGTCATCCTGCCCACCATCAACCACGGTCTCGTGGTGCCGGAACTCGCCCGCTTCAATTTCGAAATCAACAGCACGCCGCAAACCCTGTCCCCGCACATGTTCCGCGACATGGACAACGAACTCGCCGCCATCTGGGAGTTGTGCGAGCACCGCGCGCGGGACCACGACTGCGGCGTGATGACCATCGGCATCCTGCCGACCATCACCGACGACGCGCTGACCGTCGCCAACATGTCGTCCAACTGCCGCTACCGGGCGCTCAACGAGCAGGTGCTGCGCCTGCGCAACGGCCGCAACCTGATTCTTGAAATCGACGGCAACGACCGCCTGTACGTGGAGCACGACGACGTCATGCTGGAATCGGTGACGACGTCGCTGCAGATCCACATCCAGTGCCCGCCGCAGAACGCGGCGCGGCATTACAACCTGTCGCAGATACTGGCGGCGCCGATGGCCGCCGTCACCGCCAACTCGCCGTACCTGTTCGGCCGGGACTTGTGGGACGAGACGCGCATCCCGGCGTTCGAGCAGTCGATCGCTGTCGCCAGTTTCCGCGCTGCGGACGGACGCACCATCGGCCGCGCCACCTTCGGCACCGGTTACGCGCACAGCTCCATCCTCGAACCGTTCCTCGAAAACCTGTACGCCTACCCCGTCCTGCTCCCCATCCACTTCGAGGACCGCGAGGAAGACCTGAGCCACCTGCGCCTGCACAACGGCACCATCTGGCGCTGGACCCGGCCGCTCGTCGGGGTGAACGCCCACGGCGTGCCGCACCTGCGCATCGAACACCGTGTGCCCGCCGCCGGACCGAGCCGGCCCGACATCATCGCCAATATCGCCTTCCTGCTCGGCCTCATGGTGCATTTCGTCAACGAAGACACACGTCTGGAGGAAAAAATCCCGTTCATGCAGGCGCGCGACAATTTTTACCGCGCCGCCAAAAACGGCCTGTGCGCGGAGATCAAGTGGGCGGGCGACCGCACCGTGCGCATGCAGGAGTTGATCCTGGAACACCTTGTACCCGCGGCGCGGAAAGGACTTCAACGCGCCGGAGTGGACCGCGCGGACATCGATCATTACATTCACGGCATCATCGCCGAGCGGGTGCGGTCGGGGCAGAACGGCGCGCGCTGGCAGAGGGACTTTGTGGCTAGGTACGGACGCGACATGGCCGCGCTGACCGCCGCCTACTACCACAAACAACACTCGCACCGGCCGGTGCACACGTGGAGCGTGTGACGATGGACCTCCACCTGCTCGATGCCGTACCGGCGGACCTGCTCACCACCTCCGTCGAAGAGTTGGGAAACGTCCTGCCCGGCCCGACGCTGTTGCGCCTTCCCGGCCGCACCGAGCCGCCGTTGTTCATCTCGACGCTCCTGCACGGCGACGAGCCGACGGGATTCCAGTCCATGCAGAAACTGCTGGCGCATTACCTCGCCACGCCGGAAGGATTGCCGCGCAGTGTGTGGCTGTTTCTCGGCAACGTGCACGCGGCGAAAGGCAACCTGCGTCACCTCGACCAGCGACCCGACTTCAACCGCATCTGGAACGGCGGCGACCAGCCGGAACATCGCCTCGCGGCGCGGGTGGTGGAGCTGGCGCGGGAGAACGGCCTGTTCGCCTGCATCGACATCCACAACACATCGGGC
Coding sequences within it:
- the yidC gene encoding membrane protein insertase YidC — encoded protein: MENRLLLAFVLSLGVFIVWGWIMAQFQPPPEQQAKQNQKMQQQKIQPPQTETQTPDTVKPPADTQESGTMETPFGQGTEAFPDSGTSTQLTSQPGETIEVKTQSVTYRFSTRGGVLTHALLHKNMNPDGEPLNLVRHPEGSLYPLTVITGEPKLDPILMNGHFEPSKKSLVLTKDQPQGEITLHLKHESGLEVVRHLTFEYGKPLFRVRTQLRAPPFADSNLKYAVIWGPGIGGADTAGPNYISFSGPTTFVNNNRVENPAEDMTHTVTHKGDLVWTSFQNKYFAAALIPENGVKSAFVQKIDDSTQYVGLNFETVQAASTATYQVYVGTKELELLESLGHKLVRLIDYGWFGNKFAFLVKPILKCLNYFYDLIGNYGWAIILLTFVIKLIFFPLTHKSFKSMKGMQKIQPYVKVLQERYKDDRQKMNEEMIGLYRKHKVNPLGGCLPMLLQIPVFIALYHALFFSIELRGAPFILWIEDLSQSDPYFVTPVLMGATMYLQQKLTPTVADPVQQKIFLMMPILFTFLFITFPAGLVVYWTVNNLLTISQQYYIYHVAKD
- the mnmE gene encoding tRNA uridine-5-carboxymethylaminomethyl(34) synthesis GTPase MnmE, which encodes MDDTIAAIATPLGEGGIHIVRISGKNAWPIASKLFRAAPPQATDSIPPLKATFGHIVDPETQRVLDEVLLIRFEAPRSYTCEDVVEIHGHGGAFVAARILQSVLDAGARLAQPGEFTRRAFLNGRLDLTQAEAVADLIHAASDKALASAVSQLQGKLSETLNGLYDRLLAVLSQLEAAIDFPEEGLEFERKQAMAGQVRAVQKEIDQLIATFRAGRIYREGWNVALVGKPNVGKSSLLNALLKEDRAIVTPHPGTTRDVLEERVRIRDLHLNIVDTAGIRHQPEEIEEEGIRRTRRALEKADLALVVLDASSPLDGNDTLLLDEVKGKPCFLLLNKSDRPAQLDIQTLAQKFPGEAPLNISATTGAGLDTLVDRLYTRMLEGVPSGEGAVITRERHRAALANATEALANVVNSLDGDLSEDLVAVDLNTALEHLGGLLGKTFVEDLLDQIFDDFCIGK
- a CDS encoding sigma-54 interaction domain-containing protein, encoding MGLELKNDSYHLIDNSDAISTVYDLIERAADSNSTVIITGESGTGKELIARALHHNSNRKSKPFVPVNCGAIPSELLETELFGHEKGAFTGAVNHRIGRMELAQDGTVFLDEIGDMPQLLQVKLLRVLAESEIDRVGGSKPIKIDVRVIAATHRNLEEAIGQGKFREDLFYRLNVIPISLPPLRERKEDIPLLVNHYLKRFNEEKCKSVTGISDAAMEILCRYPWPGNIRELANFMERMVVLSTASTLTPRDLPEKVLGDVPREQWEPLVQTEPNETPAEFLRNTMNSSYFVGIPDEGINLKKMVEEFEKELILEALEKTNWVKNKAAALLGLNRTTLVEKLKKMNI
- a CDS encoding flagellin N-terminal helical domain-containing protein, with the translated sequence MASSIDPNTTSRLLTLIQRNQSGLRTTLAQVASGNRIVNPGIDPAGLGLSERLNAEIRALSQTSRNIETGSNFINVAEGGLATINELAARGRELAVQASNGTLGDTERGILNTEFQQVLGEIDRISQSLEFNGQNILNGDLAPGSPNQVNIQVGSGSGAENQINLNVVEATDTTTLGLAGLDITTVNNALTAIDSIDTALGTINQTRANVGSVSNRLATTAATTRDIIVNLAAAEEEIAGTDLARSISQLTEELTRVETSIRSLGIQNRSNENRVGRLLNINT